GAAAACGACTTCAAGCCTGCCCAAGTAATTGAATTTAAGCAAAAAGAAAATTAATTGTTACCAATATTGTTACCACATTTTTATAACCCTTGTCATATCAACGTTCTCCTTCCTAATTAACGAGACTGCTGTCGTCTCGCCTAAAAAATTTATCGCTATGAACTAGCAAATATCGCCTTTATTTTTAAAGAACTGCCTATCGAGTTGTTTAACCTGTCATCTTATACAAAAGTTAATTACACTAGTCAAAACGAAATGTACAGTGCGCATTGTATTGTCTATCTAACACTATGTCCATACACATTGCAGTTAATAGCTATACGTAATATTACGTAGCTTTCGGTAGAAGTATGCCGAATGGGATGGAAAAGATGTCGGTCACTAATTTTCGTTTACACCAAGCAGGCTACCGCGCACTTCTGTTAATAAATATAAAGAGCCGGTTACGATTGTTCTACACTTCTTCTCTGATTGTTGTTGTAAAAATGGAATTGTATTATGCAAAATTGCTTTTTGCGGCGCATGACATAATGCCAACATATCTTCTGCTGACATCGCACGTGGATTATCAAAATCAACAAAATAAAATGTCTCACTAATTTGCTCTAAGTACTGTAAAACGCCTTTTACATCCTTATCACCTAATATGCCAATCACAAAGGTAATCGACTCATTAGGAAATGCTTGGCGAACTGTTTCTACCAATTTTTCTGCACTAGCTGGATTATGCGCACCATCAAAAATAATATATGGCAACACCTCTTCAAATCGTCCTAAAATGCTTGCCATTTCAATACCATGGCGTATACTCGCCACATTGATTGCTACATTTAGCGCAGCAGCGACTTCCAAAAAAGCAGTCATGGCTAATGCCATATTATTTCCTTGATGAGGTCCTTTCATATGACGTGTAAGATTTGTGATATGTAAGTCCAAATTATCATTTTTATAGTTCTCATAGTCATGCATCCGCACAATATGAAATTGCTTGTTCAGCTCTAGAACAGGTGCTTGCTTTGCATTAGCTTCTCTCTCAATAATGTTCTTTGCTTCCCAAGGTAAATCCCCGATGACAACTGGTCGATGCTGTTTAATAATCCCTGCTTTATGCTGTGCAATACTTTCAATGGTCGGACCTAAAAATTTGGTATGCTCTAGCGCTATACTCGGAATAATCGAGACAATAGGTAACACTACATTCGTACTATCTAGTAAGCCCCCCATACCCGCTTCGATTAATGCAATATCGACATCACAATGGACAAAATGCAAAAATGCAGCGACTGTTAAAAGTTCGAAATCCGTTAGTTTACCGCTAAGCCCCGCATTTTTCATTTGTTGAAAAACGCGATCCATCTCTAGTGCTGAAATAGGTTGTTGCATTACTTGAATTTGGTCGTGCACATTCAAAATGCATGGAGACATGAACTTGCCTACTTTTAAGCCATGTTCCTGCGCAATTGACTCTAAAAATGTTAATGTTGAGCCTTTGCCATTCGTGCCTGCAAGGTGCACAATTTGCAATGTTCTTTCTGGATTCCCTACAAGTGCCAATGCTTCTTCAATCGCTGTAAGCCCTGGCTTAATTACATCATCACTCGTTAAAGCCCATTTTTCCTTATAGTCATCTAACTGTGGAATCATTGTGCTCCCTCCTGTATCCATTGGCGAACTTCAGCTATAAAATACAGTGAACCTGTAATCACGACAATATCTTGTTGGTCCTTATGTTGTATAACTTCACTCACTATCACTTGCCAATTTTCGTTATATTGTTTGTCTTGATGCGTTGACAGCATCGCTAACTGTTCAGCTGGCATGGCATTGGGCAGTCCGATTTGGGTAAAAGCTATAGAAGTTGCGACTGCATCCATTAACGCAATACTATTGGCATGGTCTTTATCAGAAAGTGCTGCATAAATAAATCGATAGCGTTGATTTGGATAGACCTTCTGTAATGTTTGAATCAATGCGGCTGTTCCTTCAGAGTTATGAGCACCATCTAATACAATATTATTAGGGAATTGTTCAAAGCGACCTGCCCACTGTGCATGTTGTAGCGCTTGCCGCATCGACTCTTCGGATAAATGAATGAGCCCTTGTTCACGTAATATATCCATCGCTGTAATAGCTAGACTCGCATTAGCGATTTGATGCGCTCCTGCCATTTTTAATTGAATATTTGTTAGATCAAGATATGCATTGTGATAATGGAATGATTGCATGCCCATCTCCTGCTCCTGTGCAACAATGTTAAAATCATCCCCTAGAACCAGACATCTAGCATGACGTTCTTGTGCAACCTTTTGAATCGTAGCAAGTGCTTCTTTATTTTGCACACCAACTACTACGGGTACACCTTCTTTAATAATACCTGCCTTCTCAAAAGCAATCTTCGCATATGTATCGCCTAAAAAGGCCGTATGCTCTAAAGAAATCGTTGTGATGATGGATACAAGTGGTGTTATGACATTCGTCGCATCTAGTCGTCCACCAAGCCCCGTTTCAATTAGCGCAAAATCCACTTCTTCATCTGCGAAATATTGGAACATAATAAGTGTGACGACCTCAAAAAAGCTTGGATAGTCCCCATTATAATTTGCCTCAATAATTGAAGCTACGTTATTCATATACTGTAAAAATTGCTCGTCCGGAATTTGTTTTCCATTGATGGTCATACGTTCATTGACACGTGTTAAATGTGGTGAAGTAAAAGCACCAACCCGATATCCTGCATTCTCTAGCATTTCTCTCAGTACATTTACGGTGGACCCCTTGCCATTGGAACCTGCTAAATGGATAGCGCGCAGCTTGTTATGCGGGTCCCCTAAACGCGCCAATACTTCACGCATCATGACTAAAGGTTCACGTTTATGATCAACCGCCTTTAATGTAAAAATAAAATCTGTACATGCTTTTATCGTAGTAAACAAAAGAAACACTCCCTTTCACTCCAGTATAAAGGGTGACTGGCACACAAACAATTCTGATACAAATTTAAAAACACACAGAAAACCACTGTAGGAGTGATCATATGTGTGTTTTTAACTAGTTTTTTTCAAATAAACAACAAATTATTGTAATTGATGGATGCCTAATAGCGCTCCCATATCATCTAAAATTATTTTTGCATCATTATTTAAAAGTGGCAGAACATCGGATCTTTGCACTAGTTCTAACGAATTTTTTAATGTTCTTTTCAGCATCGAAATATCAAAATTTGAACAATACTCATTAATCTTATTTATCACTAGTAAATCTGTACGTGTTAATGAAATCTTCGTATCTTTTTGCCCCTTATTATCCGCTAGAATATGCTTAATAAGAACACGTCCACTTGCATTTAATAGTCGATAATATTTTGCCTCAGATAACTTTAAAAGATTTGCTTCTATAATGCCCCTAGCGCTCACAAAATCTAAATCATCACAAGCTTTGTTTACTTTCACTACAATTGTTCCAATATTTCCTGACATAATAAACCCCCGTTATTCTTGCATTCAAAGTAAAAGACCATTCTACTCGACATAGAATGGCCATAAAATTAAATAAAAATTTCATTTAATGGTAACCAGGCGATCATAGTTTGAAAAATACTCATTTCTCTTCACCTTAGACCCTAGGCTTTGCGTCCTACCCTTTCGGATAGTTTGCCTTTATCTATTATACTAACTAAAATAGATAATACTATATATTTTTTCCTAACTCAATACATAACTTTTGATTCATAAAAAGAAAAACAGCAAATGACTATTTCGCCATCTGCTGTTTCTTCAAATCACTATGCTATTACATGTTTTTTAATTCTTCTAAACGTTTTAATACCACTGCATGTTTCTCTTCATAATCCGCTAATTTTTCGCGTTCTGCATTTACTAATGCTTCTGGAGCCTTTGAAACAAATTTTTCATTGGACAGCTTACCAGTAACAAGCTTCACTTCTTTCGCCCACTTTTCTAGTTCTTTTTCTAGACGTGCGATTTCTTCTTCTAGATTGATAAGACCTACAAGCGGTAAGAATAGCTCTGCTCCTGTTACGACTGCCGTCATTGATTGACTCGGAGCCTCTAAGCCTTCACCAATTGTTAACGTCTCAGGATTACAGAATTTTTCTAAGTAGGCTTTATTCGCTTCCAAAGTAGCAACTGTTGCACTATCTTTAGCAGAAATGAACAATGGTACTTTTTTGCTCATAGGTGTGTTAACTTCCGCACGAATATTACGCACCGAACGTATAATATCCATAAGGAGCTTCATATTGTCTGCTTCTTCAGCAAAGTGAAGATCCGTACGCACAGTAGGCCATGCTGCCACTGTAATTGACTCACCTTCATGAGGTAAATGTTGCCAAATTTCTTCTGTGATGAATGGCATAAACGGATGTAATAGACGCATTGTTTGGTCTAATACGTAAGCTAATATAGATCGAGTTGTTTTCTTAGCAGCCTCATCTTCACCATTCAGCGGTAGTTTCGCCATTTCAATATACCAAGAACAGAAATCATCCCAAATGAAATTATATAGTTCACGACCTACTTCACCAAACTCATAACGTTCTGCTAATGAAGTCACACGTTCAATTGTTTCATTCAAGCGCGTTAAAATCCATTTATCGGCTACTGATTTTTCACCAGTTAAGTCGATTTCATCATATGTCATTCCATCCATGTTCATAAGTGCGAAACGGGAAGCATTCCAAATTTTATTAGCAAAGTTCCAAACAGATTCTACTTTTTCCGTTGTATATCGTAAATCTTGACCTGGAGATGAACCTGTTGCTAAGAAATAACGCAGTGAATCCGCTCCGTATTTCTCAATAACATCCATTGGGTCCACACCATTACCAAGTGATTTACTCATCTTACGTCCTTCGCCATCACGTACTAATCCGTGGATTAATACATCTTTGAATGGGCGTTGTCCAGTAAATTCAATACCTTGGAAAATCATTCGAGATACCCAGAAGAAAATAATATCGTATCCTGTTACAAGCGTACTTGTTGGATAGTAACGTTGATATTCTTCATTTGCCTCGTCAGGCCAACCCATTGTAGAAAATGGCCATAGTGCTGATGAGAACCATGTATCTAACACATCTTCATCCTGTGTCCAATTTTCTGCGTCTGCAGGCGCTTCTTTACCTACGTAAATTTCACCTGTTTCATTGTGATACCATGCAGGAATTTGGTGTCCCCACCATAATTGGCGAGAGATACACCAGTCACGGATATTTTCCATCCAACGAGAATATGTGTTTTCAAAACGTGATGGAACGAAGTGAACTTTACCTTCCTCGTCTTTTTGCAGTTCTAAAGAGGCATCTGCAAGTGGTTGCATTTTAACGAACCATTGTGCTGAAAGATAAGGTTCTACAACTGCACCAGAACGTTCAGAATGTCCTACAGAGTGCATATGCTCTTCAATATTGATTAGGACACCTGCTTCTTGTAAATCGGCAACAATTTGCTTACGGCATTCAAAACGATCCATACCATTGTATTTACCCGCAAGTTCATTCATTGTGCCATCTTCGTTCATTACCAGAATACGTTCTAAGTTATGACGATTACCAACTTCAAAGTCGTTCGGATCATGAGCTGGTGTCATTTTTACTACACCTGTACCGAATTCCATATCAACATAATCATCTGCTACGATAGGAATTTCACGGCCCACGATTGGTAAAATAACCGTTTTACCGATTAAATGTTGGTAACGCTCATCTTTCGGGTGAACTGCTACGCCAGAGTCCCCAAGCATTGTTTCAGGACGTGTCGTTGCAACTTCCACATAGCCAGAACCATCTGCTAATGGGTACTTCATATGATAGAATGCACCTTGTACATCCTGATAGATAACTTCAATATCCGATAAGGCTGTTTTCGCTGCTGGGTCCCAGTTAATGATACGCTCCCCACGATAAATTAAGCCTTTTTCATATAATTGCACGAAAACCGTTTTAACGGCATCCGATAAACCTTTATCGAGTGTGAAACGTTCACGAGAGTAGTCTAATGCAAGGCCAAGCTTCGCCCATTGCGCGCGAATATGCCCAGCGTACTCCTCTTTCCATTTCCAAGTTTTTTCTAGGAATTTTTCACGTCCTAAATCATAACGTGTAATATTATCTTCACGTAGTTTTGCCTCTACTTTTGCTTGTGTAGCGATACCTGCATGGTCCATTCCTGGTAACCAAAGTGCATCATAACCTTGCATACGCTTCATACGAATTAATATATCTTGTAATGTTGTATCCCATGCATGACCAAGATGCAATTTCCCTGTTACGTTCGGTGGTGGAATAACGATTGAATAAGGTTCCTTCCCGCTTTCAGGTTGCGCTTCAAAAAATTTACCTTGTAGCCACCATTCATAGCGACCCGTTTCAATAGACTGCGGATCGTATTTCGTTGGCATTGAAATGTTTTCTGTCATATTGACTCCTCCTGTTGTGAAATAATTTTTGACATTTATGCGCTTAGGCAAGCTTCATAATTACCCGTCTTGATTTACCAGTGTATTCACATCAAATAAATCAGTGACAAATGCCTTTGGATTATTCGCTAATAAAATGCAGACATCTTTTTAGCAAATAAAAAAACTCCTATCGTCAACAAAAGGACGAAGGAGTTTAAGTTCGCGGTACCACCTTTAATTCCAGCAGAGTAAGATAAGCAACACTCGCACATCACTACTTCTCCTATTAGCGCACTTTAAATGCCCTTATACATTAAGAAGGAAGAATTCATGCTGGATGTCTTAAGCTTATTACAGCTGGCTCTCAATTCGTTAACGGTGTTTAACCGGCTTTAACTACTATTAGTTCACTAAAGCTGCTCGAGGGCTACGTTCGATTACGCACAAATAGAAACTTTTCAGCTACCGTTTCCTCTCTATAAATGCACAAATAATTTACTCTTCCCTGTCATAGCATCCATATTCAGCTTTCCACATTGTACCGCAAATTCATCTATTTTTTCAAGTGATTTAGTTAATTTCAGCTAGTCTTAAAAAAGTAAATAGAAAAGGAAGTGACTATTCATATGCGACGACGTAAGTATAACCCTTGGCTTTTACCACCTTGGCTACGACAATTCCGATTTTATTGTAGAACAATTATTGTACCGATTTGTGGTTTTCAGTTTATCCGTGTTATCATCATCCCAACTTCTGGCGATCTTATCATCTTATTACTTTTACTACTTCTATGCTATTTACTTTTAAAAGATATCATTTGATACACGAACTTTGAGCGGAGTATAGTCTTCTGTTAAATCCCAAATCATTGTTTCTACTTCATTCCAGGAACTTGATTCACGCACAGCAGAGTGACTGGAAGATTCTCTAAGGACAATTCTTTGTTGTTCGGCTGGTACCGATTGTTTAGCTTTTGCGGATGCTTCTACAGGTGTCGTTTTCATTACTTGGACAGTTTGCTCAATAAACGTAGACTCCTCTATAGGAAGTTGCGTCTTGGCTACAACAACCTGTTCCTCGACAACATCGACTTTTTCTACTACTGGCATTGGTATTGCGTCACTTCGAAATGTACTCGTCACTGTCCATTCAAGCTGACACATTTGATTGGACAGTATTGGACGAATGTCTTTCACCATTAAATCTTCAATCGCTGCCTCTTTTGGTAAATCAACATTTAATGGGACTGCATATTCAAAATAGCCAGTATCTCCTTGAATATCGAGTGCATCAATACTGATTAAATCTTCGGCATCCATGAACGTTTGCATGTCTTGAAAATCGAAGCGTACATGCGCTGTGATATGATAAATCCCATTTAATCTTAACGAGTCTTCTAATTGCATCGATTGCCATTGCGGCTTTATTTGCACAGCCGCAATTTCTGTTGGGCAACCATATCCCGGAAAACAAAATGTTTCACGCATACTCCAAGTTTTCTGTTCGATAATAATCCCTCCCTTAGCATCATATGAATTGCAATCAGAATGTATGCTAGCCAACGTTTGTTACAAGATTTTTACCAATAAAAAAGCATGCCTGATTTTAATTCAGGCATGCCTTTACGCTTATACGTTTACCATTTTAATTTTATTTGCTACGCGATCTGTCAACATTTGGGTAGCTTTTGGAACGATTGGCTTGAAGATTGGATTTAATACAGGACCAGCTAAGCCTCCTGCTGTAACTTCTAAAAAGCCTGTCATTTTTGTATTGTTTGCATCAATGCTTTCCGCTAAGAAATAGCCATTTCCTGTGAAATTATCTGATAGACCTTTTAATTCAAAAGTTACTTTTGAAGGTGCTGTCCACTCTAAAATTGTAATCTCTACTTCTACCGTTTTTTTCAGTACACCAACATTACCTTTAAATGTCCACGTAGAGTGTTTATCATCTATCATCGTATGTGCATTATAACCTGGGACAAGCTTTGCCCATTTTTCCATGTCACTCACGAATTCCCAAACATGTTCAATTGCTACGGGTACTTCTACTGTATGTGTGCCTGTTGCCATTTCAAAACCACTACTTTCTTTTCTGAATAGCTCTATTATAAACTAAAACGCCCACTATTTGGCTATGCTGAAAGTTTTAATTTTGACAAAAAAAAGCCACCCCAATGGATGGCTTTAGATCACTTATTTTGCTAATTGGGCAAACACTTTATGGAAAGCATCGACCGTTTTCGCGATATGTTCCTCTGTATGTGCAGTAGAAATAAATAATCCTTCAAATTGTGAAGGCGGTAAGAAAATACCTTCTTCTGCCATTAAACGGAAGTATTCCGCAAATAATTGTAAATCAGACGTTTTCGCTGAAGCAAAATCGATTACATCTTCGTTTGTAAAGAAGAAACCAATCATGGAGCCAGCGCGATTCACCGTATGTGGAATATTATACTTTGTAGCTGCAGCTCTAAATCCTGCTTCTAGTTGGTCTCCTAACTTTTTGAAATACTCATAGGCGTTTTCATCAAGTCGGGATAACGTTTCATAGCCTGCTGTCATTGCTAATGGATTACCTGATAATGTACCAGCTTGATAAATTGGACCTGCTGGTGCTACTTGCTCCATCACTTCCTTCTTACCCGCGAAAGCACCTACAGGTAGACCGCCGCCAATTACTTTCCCTAGCGTTGTCATATCTGGTGTTACAGCAAAGTAACCTTGCGCACAGCCATAGTCAACACGGAAGCCTGTCATAACCTCATCAAAGATTAGCAGCGCACCATGCTCTGTTGTTAATTCACGTAAGCCTTCTAGGAAACCTGGCTGTGGTGGGACAACGCCCATATTCCCTGCCACTGGCTCAACAATCACTGCCGCAAGCTCTGCACCAAATTTTTCAAATACTTGTTTAGCACCTTCTAAATCATTGTAAGCTACCGTTAATGTATTACGTGCAATATCTGCAGGTACACCAGGGCTATCAGGTAGGCCTAATGTCGCCACACCTGAACCAGCTTTTATCAATAATGAATCGCCATGACCATGATAAGAGCCTTCAAATTTTAAAATTTTGTCGCGACCAGTTACACCACGTGCTACACGTAATGCAGACATTGTTGCCTCTGTCCCTGACGATACAAAGCGAATCATCTCCATGCCAGGTAAACGTTCTAATACTAGCTTAGCTAAACGATTTTCTGTATAGCTAGGAGCTCCAAAAGAAGAACCTTTCGCTGCAGTTTCTGCAATGGCTTTTACAACTTCCGGATGAGTATGCCCTAAAATTAAAGGGCCCCATGATAGCACATAGTCAATATATTCATTGCCATCAATGTCTGTAATTATTGCACCATGACCAGATTCCATAAATATTGGATCCATATTTACTGATTTAAATGCACGTACGGGACTACTAACCCCACCTGGCATTAAGTTGATAGCTTCTGCATATGCTTGTTTTGATTTTTCGTAAGAACGCGCCATTATTTCTCCTCCAACCAACGTGCTACATCTTTAGCATGATAAGTGATAATTAAATCCGAGCCTGCTCGTTTCATACCTAGCAATGTTTCAAGCACTACTTTTTTCTCTTCAATCCAACCATTGATAGCTGCAGCTTTAATCATTGCATATTCACCAGAAACGTTATAAGCAACAATCGGTAATGTGTAGTTATTTTTCATATCTCGAATAATATCTAAATAGCTTAGGGCAGGTTTCACGATTAAGAAATCCGCACCTTCTTCAATATCAGATTCTGCTTCACGGAAAGCTTCCATGCGATTTGATGGGTCCATTTGGTATGATTTACGATCACCAAATTGTGGTGCTCCATCAGCCGCATCACGGAAAGGGCCGTAATAGCTCGATGCATATTTTACGGCATAGGACATAATTGGTACATTTTCAAAGCCCGCTGCGTCAAGACCAGTACGTATGGCAGTAACAAAGCCATCCATCATATTTGACGGTGCAATAATATCTGCACCAGCTTTTGCTTGTGATACGGCAGTACGTGCTAAAACATCTAAAGAAGCGTCATTTAAAATTTGATCGCCCTCAATCAAGCCGCAATGACCATGGTCTGTAAACTCACACAGACATGTATCAGCAATCACTAACAGCTCTGGATGACGCTCTTTAATAAGGCGTGTCGCTTCTTGAACAATTCCATGATCGTGGAAAGCACCTGTCCCCACTTCATCTTTTTCAGCTGGTAAACCAAATAAAATAACTGCTGGAATACCTAAAGCAACCACTTCATCCACTTCAGCACCAAGATTATCTAATGAGAATTGAAAAACACCTGGCATTGACTGAACTTCATTCTTAATATCTTCGCCTTCCATCACGAAAATAGGATAAATTAAGTCCTCTTTGTGTAAGTAAGTTTCTTTTACCATAGATCGTATCATTGCATTTGCGCGTAAACGACGATGTCTTTGAAATTGTAAATTTGTCATGTTCTTTCCTCTACTTTCGTTAATTCCTCGATGACTGCTTGCATTGTATAAATACTCGGCATAATGTCTACAGTTGCACCGTGGTTTACAATAGCTGCTTCTGTAATGTGTCCGATTGCCGCCACACGTACCGCTTTCCATCCAACGACTGACGCTACATCCATTGCATAGACATCTACAGCCGAAGGACTTGCAAAAATGACGGTAACATCTGAATGTTGCTGGATACAGTCGATAATTACTTGTTTTTGGTCGTGGCGCTCAATCGTTTCATAAACCGTCCATTCATTTAATTTGAAGGGCAACCCTTCCTTTAATGTCTTTTTCGCTTTTTCCCCACGAATAAATAAACATGTTGGATTGTGCCCTGCAACAATAGGAAACTCTTTAACAAATACATCGGCACTAAATATAGAAGGCATAAAGCTAACTTGAAAGCCTAACTTTTCTAATGCCGCAGTCGTTTTCGTTCCAATCGATGCAATGTTCCCTTGAAAATGGCTTGCACTTAAATGACAACGATTCATCTTACTAGCAAAAGCATCTACCGCATTTTGACTCGTAAAGATTAACCAGTTAAATTGACGTGCAAATTCTAATTGCACATCATCATTTCGATCAATTATTTCGCAAGTTTCTATTAATGGGGCAAAAACTGCCTGACCACCTAAAGCGGAAATATCGTCTCCAACTGTTGCTGTTTTAGACGTTCCAGTTAAAATAATTGTTTTACCCTGCAAAGGTAAATTATTTAGCATCTTGCTCTGCCTTAACACGTTGAATTAAATCATAGGCACCTTGTTTCGTTAACATGTCAGCTAGTTCATGACCAATTGCTTCGGCATCAGTACCTACTACAGTCTCTTTATAAATAACTGCTGCATCTGGTGCG
This DNA window, taken from Lysinibacillus sp. FSL M8-0337, encodes the following:
- a CDS encoding valyl-tRNA synthetase; translation: MRETFCFPGYGCPTEIAAVQIKPQWQSMQLEDSLRLNGIYHITAHVRFDFQDMQTFMDAEDLISIDALDIQGDTGYFEYAVPLNVDLPKEAAIEDLMVKDIRPILSNQMCQLEWTVTSTFRSDAIPMPVVEKVDVVEEQVVVAKTQLPIEESTFIEQTVQVMKTTPVEASAKAKQSVPAEQQRIVLRESSSHSAVRESSSWNEVETMIWDLTEDYTPLKVRVSNDIF
- a CDS encoding valine--tRNA ligase, with amino-acid sequence MTENISMPTKYDPQSIETGRYEWWLQGKFFEAQPESGKEPYSIVIPPPNVTGKLHLGHAWDTTLQDILIRMKRMQGYDALWLPGMDHAGIATQAKVEAKLREDNITRYDLGREKFLEKTWKWKEEYAGHIRAQWAKLGLALDYSRERFTLDKGLSDAVKTVFVQLYEKGLIYRGERIINWDPAAKTALSDIEVIYQDVQGAFYHMKYPLADGSGYVEVATTRPETMLGDSGVAVHPKDERYQHLIGKTVILPIVGREIPIVADDYVDMEFGTGVVKMTPAHDPNDFEVGNRHNLERILVMNEDGTMNELAGKYNGMDRFECRKQIVADLQEAGVLINIEEHMHSVGHSERSGAVVEPYLSAQWFVKMQPLADASLELQKDEEGKVHFVPSRFENTYSRWMENIRDWCISRQLWWGHQIPAWYHNETGEIYVGKEAPADAENWTQDEDVLDTWFSSALWPFSTMGWPDEANEEYQRYYPTSTLVTGYDIIFFWVSRMIFQGIEFTGQRPFKDVLIHGLVRDGEGRKMSKSLGNGVDPMDVIEKYGADSLRYFLATGSSPGQDLRYTTEKVESVWNFANKIWNASRFALMNMDGMTYDEIDLTGEKSVADKWILTRLNETIERVTSLAERYEFGEVGRELYNFIWDDFCSWYIEMAKLPLNGEDEAAKKTTRSILAYVLDQTMRLLHPFMPFITEEIWQHLPHEGESITVAAWPTVRTDLHFAEEADNMKLLMDIIRSVRNIRAEVNTPMSKKVPLFISAKDSATVATLEANKAYLEKFCNPETLTIGEGLEAPSQSMTAVVTGAELFLPLVGLINLEEEIARLEKELEKWAKEVKLVTGKLSNEKFVSKAPEALVNAEREKLADYEEKHAVVLKRLEELKNM
- a CDS encoding folylpolyglutamate synthase/dihydrofolate synthase family protein — encoded protein: MFTTIKACTDFIFTLKAVDHKREPLVMMREVLARLGDPHNKLRAIHLAGSNGKGSTVNVLREMLENAGYRVGAFTSPHLTRVNERMTINGKQIPDEQFLQYMNNVASIIEANYNGDYPSFFEVVTLIMFQYFADEEVDFALIETGLGGRLDATNVITPLVSIITTISLEHTAFLGDTYAKIAFEKAGIIKEGVPVVVGVQNKEALATIQKVAQERHARCLVLGDDFNIVAQEQEMGMQSFHYHNAYLDLTNIQLKMAGAHQIANASLAITAMDILREQGLIHLSEESMRQALQHAQWAGRFEQFPNNIVLDGAHNSEGTAALIQTLQKVYPNQRYRFIYAALSDKDHANSIALMDAVATSIAFTQIGLPNAMPAEQLAMLSTHQDKQYNENWQVIVSEVIQHKDQQDIVVITGSLYFIAEVRQWIQEGAQ
- a CDS encoding SRPBCC family protein → MATGTHTVEVPVAIEHVWEFVSDMEKWAKLVPGYNAHTMIDDKHSTWTFKGNVGVLKKTVEVEITILEWTAPSKVTFELKGLSDNFTGNGYFLAESIDANNTKMTGFLEVTAGGLAGPVLNPIFKPIVPKATQMLTDRVANKIKMVNV
- a CDS encoding uroporphyrinogen-III synthase, with the translated sequence MLNNLPLQGKTIILTGTSKTATVGDDISALGGQAVFAPLIETCEIIDRNDDVQLEFARQFNWLIFTSQNAVDAFASKMNRCHLSASHFQGNIASIGTKTTAALEKLGFQVSFMPSIFSADVFVKEFPIVAGHNPTCLFIRGEKAKKTLKEGLPFKLNEWTVYETIERHDQKQVIIDCIQQHSDVTVIFASPSAVDVYAMDVASVVGWKAVRVAAIGHITEAAIVNHGATVDIMPSIYTMQAVIEELTKVEERT
- the hemB gene encoding porphobilinogen synthase, translated to MTNLQFQRHRRLRANAMIRSMVKETYLHKEDLIYPIFVMEGEDIKNEVQSMPGVFQFSLDNLGAEVDEVVALGIPAVILFGLPAEKDEVGTGAFHDHGIVQEATRLIKERHPELLVIADTCLCEFTDHGHCGLIEGDQILNDASLDVLARTAVSQAKAGADIIAPSNMMDGFVTAIRTGLDAAGFENVPIMSYAVKYASSYYGPFRDAADGAPQFGDRKSYQMDPSNRMEAFREAESDIEEGADFLIVKPALSYLDIIRDMKNNYTLPIVAYNVSGEYAMIKAAAINGWIEEKKVVLETLLGMKRAGSDLIITYHAKDVARWLEEK
- a CDS encoding folylpolyglutamate synthase/dihydrofolate synthase family protein → MIPQLDDYKEKWALTSDDVIKPGLTAIEEALALVGNPERTLQIVHLAGTNGKGSTLTFLESIAQEHGLKVGKFMSPCILNVHDQIQVMQQPISALEMDRVFQQMKNAGLSGKLTDFELLTVAAFLHFVHCDVDIALIEAGMGGLLDSTNVVLPIVSIIPSIALEHTKFLGPTIESIAQHKAGIIKQHRPVVIGDLPWEAKNIIEREANAKQAPVLELNKQFHIVRMHDYENYKNDNLDLHITNLTRHMKGPHQGNNMALAMTAFLEVAAALNVAINVASIRHGIEMASILGRFEEVLPYIIFDGAHNPASAEKLVETVRQAFPNESITFVIGILGDKDVKGVLQYLEQISETFYFVDFDNPRAMSAEDMLALCHAPQKAILHNTIPFLQQQSEKKCRTIVTGSLYLLTEVRGSLLGVNEN
- the hemL gene encoding glutamate-1-semialdehyde 2,1-aminomutase, producing the protein MARSYEKSKQAYAEAINLMPGGVSSPVRAFKSVNMDPIFMESGHGAIITDIDGNEYIDYVLSWGPLILGHTHPEVVKAIAETAAKGSSFGAPSYTENRLAKLVLERLPGMEMIRFVSSGTEATMSALRVARGVTGRDKILKFEGSYHGHGDSLLIKAGSGVATLGLPDSPGVPADIARNTLTVAYNDLEGAKQVFEKFGAELAAVIVEPVAGNMGVVPPQPGFLEGLRELTTEHGALLIFDEVMTGFRVDYGCAQGYFAVTPDMTTLGKVIGGGLPVGAFAGKKEVMEQVAPAGPIYQAGTLSGNPLAMTAGYETLSRLDENAYEYFKKLGDQLEAGFRAAATKYNIPHTVNRAGSMIGFFFTNEDVIDFASAKTSDLQLFAEYFRLMAEEGIFLPPSQFEGLFISTAHTEEHIAKTVDAFHKVFAQLAK